TTAAAAATGGGTTCTTGCCTAATAGTTTTACGTTTTCACCTCTCATGAGTGCTTGTGCTAAAACGGGTCGTTTGGATTCGGGTCAGAAGTGTCATGGACAAGTTGTGAAAAATGGTGTTGATGGAGTTTTGCAAGTGCAGAATTCTTTAGTGCATTTTTATGGTTGTTGTGGTTTAATTGGTCTTGCTAGGCAGGTATTTGATGAAATGCCCCAGAGGGATGTTGTGTCTTGGAACAGTATTATGAATGGATATTTAAAAGTGGGGGAATTAGTCGTTGCGCGACAGTTATTTGATGCAATGCCAGAGTGTAATTTAGTTGGGTGGAATGTCATGATGACTGGGTATTTGAATTCGAATAACCCAGGGAAGTGCCTAAAGCTGTTCCGAGAAATGGCACAGAGGGGATTGAATGGGAACGATACAACTATAGTCATTGCGCTTACTGCTTGTGCTAGGTCAGCTCGGATGAAGGAAGGAAAATCTGTTCATGGGTGTCTTATTAAGGCATctaaagacttgaatttgattattaGTACAACTTTAATCCATATGTATAGTAGATGCGGAAGAGCAGAAATTGCTCGTTTAATTTTTGATCAGATATTGATCAAGAACATAGTGTGCTGGAATGCAATGATTTTGGGGTATTGCGTTCATGGAAATCCAAAAGATGGGCTTAATCTGTATTCAGACTTGTCGAGTAGTAGATTAGAAAGTACAGAAAAAAAACGTGTTAAGAACCGTGTGCTTCCAGATGAAATCACAATTGTCGGCGTCTTATGCGCTTGTGCCCGTGAAGGACTGTTAACAGAAGGAAGAAAACACTTTGGCAACATGAGTGATGTATTTGGTATAAAGCCCAGCTTTGTGCATTTTTGGTGCATGGCTAATCTTTTGGCAAACGTTGGCCTAATGCAAGAAGCAATAGAAACACTGAAGAACATACCAGTGGAGAGCAATTTGCCACTGGAATCCTCATTGTGGTCTGACTTGCTTGGCTCAGCCCGCTTTGGAAGGGATGTTAGCGTAGGAGAACAAATTGCAAATAAGTTGATTGATCAAGACCCCAAGAATTTTTGGCATTATTTATTGCTGGTGAACATCTATGCTGCAGCTGGTCGTTGGGATGAAGTGGCTCAGACAAAGGAGAAGATGAAGAATAGAGGAATAGAAAGAACACCAGGTTGCAGTTTAAAAGACTTGAAGGAAATTGTTCACAACATGTCAGCCACATAAAGTGCAGGTATCTTTTTGTTAGCTGGTGTCTTCTATTTACCTGCAGAATAGCCTTTGCTCTTAAGGAAAAACCTAGTTAGATGCATGACCCTATATATTCTCATATGATGCATATTCATAAAGTTTGTGTCCTATACTTTCTGAGAATATATCGGCTGGGAACCTAAAAATGATACCGAAGATGTCACCATGAGGTCTCAGGTTCAATCCCCAACACAAACAacacactaggtgatttcttcccatctGTTCTAGCCTTGGGTGGACAAGGTTATGTGGTACCTGGTGCTGGTGGGAGGTGATGGTATCCCGTGGACTTAGTCGAGGGGTTCACAAGTTGGCCCGGATACCACAACtatcaaaataagaaaaacaaataataatgTTGGGAAGACCAATATTAAAAGCATAATCCTAAGCATTATTTAACTTCTCTATGCTCcgtaaaaaagaagaaattggtTAACGGACTAGTAAGTGTTTAATACTACGAGCAACTTAATTGCAGTTTGAGTTGCTGTAATCAAGTAAGACCAAATATACTGTGTTTTGTGGTTAATTTAACTAGTAACACCTACTCTTTTGTCaattttgagtttgaatagACTTCAGACAAGGACTTCCATATTACAGTCTGATACCTTTCTCTTGTTAGAGTTGTTTTTTAAACTGGAGGTAATCGAACAGAGCTACATATGCAGGCTTTTAACCATTTTAACTTGAGGAATTTGACAAGCTAGCTAATGTTGTGTTGAATGGAACATCGAAGAACAGATTATA
This Solanum dulcamara chromosome 1, daSolDulc1.2, whole genome shotgun sequence DNA region includes the following protein-coding sequences:
- the LOC129895865 gene encoding pentatricopeptide repeat-containing protein At3g51320; protein product: MAARISIKHLTPYFSASKFSSLTPSYQSNALEFLDSCQSLKELFQIQAHLIITGLLQVQNPSYSCRFLKLCTQHCDTEYTALVFRCIHFPDTFSVNTVIKAYACSSLPDNAVIFYFQRLKNGFLPNSFTFSPLMSACAKTGRLDSGQKCHGQVVKNGVDGVLQVQNSLVHFYGCCGLIGLARQVFDEMPQRDVVSWNSIMNGYLKVGELVVARQLFDAMPECNLVGWNVMMTGYLNSNNPGKCLKLFREMAQRGLNGNDTTIVIALTACARSARMKEGKSVHGCLIKASKDLNLIISTTLIHMYSRCGRAEIARLIFDQILIKNIVCWNAMILGYCVHGNPKDGLNLYSDLSSSRLESTEKKRVKNRVLPDEITIVGVLCACAREGLLTEGRKHFGNMSDVFGIKPSFVHFWCMANLLANVGLMQEAIETLKNIPVESNLPLESSLWSDLLGSARFGRDVSVGEQIANKLIDQDPKNFWHYLLLVNIYAAAGRWDEVAQTKEKMKNRGIERTPGCSLKDLKEIVHNMSAT